The sequence ACCAGAAGTTGTGTCATGTCTGCAATGGGACGGATCTTCTCGGGATGCTCAACACCAAGGGTTTCAGCCATATGGGGGCTGGGGTCGGCATCAATAACCAGTACGTCCTTACCGGCACGTTTAAACTCATCTGCCAGAAGTGCCATGATGGTGGTCTTTCCAACTCCGCCCTTTCCACTGATTGCAATTTTCATAGTTGTTTTCCTCTGCTACAGTCCGCTTTTTCTTGCAAGCTGATCCAAAATGGTTATATCTTTATGGCAAATGTAGTGCAATTGTTGTTTTGAGTAAACTAAAACAGGAGGATTAATATGGAATATATGAGTAACCAACAAATAACCTTGAGTCAGGCAAAGCAGGAAGCCTCTACGATTTTTCTGGCAAAGGTATTTAACTGGATGGCAATAGGGCTTGGTTTAACAGGTGTGGTCGCCTGGTTTATGGCGTCGAGTGGTTTTGCTGCACAACTCGTAAGCAGTCCTCTTTTTATGATTCTCATTTTTGCTGAGCTTGGGCTTGTTTTTTATCTCTCAGCCCGCATCGAAAAGATTCAGGCTGGAACAGCTACCGGCCTGTTTCTTGGCTACGCCGGACTCAATGGACTGACTCTGTCTATGGTTTTCCTCGCTTATACAAACTCTTCCATTGCTGCGACCTTTTTTATCACAGCAGGAATGTTTGGTGCCATGGCAGTATACGGT comes from Desulfocapsa sulfexigens DSM 10523 and encodes:
- a CDS encoding Bax inhibitor-1/YccA family protein; the protein is MEYMSNQQITLSQAKQEASTIFLAKVFNWMAIGLGLTGVVAWFMASSGFAAQLVSSPLFMILIFAELGLVFYLSARIEKIQAGTATGLFLGYAGLNGLTLSMVFLAYTNSSIAATFFITAGMFGAMAVYGLVTKRDLSGIGSFLFMGLIGIIIASVVNIFLKSSSLYWAISLIGVFVFVGLTAYDVQKIKNMGEQGIMEQGGEAIQKGAIMGALALYLDFINLFLMLLRFFGGSRN